A genomic region of Notamacropus eugenii isolate mMacEug1 chromosome 3, mMacEug1.pri_v2, whole genome shotgun sequence contains the following coding sequences:
- the LOC140533151 gene encoding probable inactive serine protease 37 isoform X1, whose protein sequence is MKFILLFALLLGTFSSYYNAVKEDLPPSLVYVKNHFHPCIAVLLHKQSLLAAARCYLSSHKVLVEHFLKKSKDKIEKTIDSMQIIGHWNVTTDSFKYPLTSISKSTSVIPGVTNNYTVSDLDWSPQNGTGKQLNLTKTFQTALIRNQNLNQKTKLGKGSRKNKRYVKFLISFLKLCMGIWKWYSLLSSVMTRFKGKKKRHSLGNTISLCNDIFQYFLGIQKIVYMMNYFCSL, encoded by the exons GTACATTTTCCTCTTATTATAATGCAGTAAAGGAAgaccttcccccttccctggtATATGTCAAAAACCACTTCCATCCCTGCATCGCTGTTCTCCTCCACAAACAATCTTTGTTAGCTGCTGCTCGATGCTACTTATC AAGCCACAAAGTGTTGGTGGAACATTTCTTGAAGAAATCTAAggacaaaatagagaaaacaatTGATTCCATGCAGATCATTGGCCACTGGAACGTAACTACAGATTCTTTCAAGTACCCCTTGACCTCGATCTCTAAAAGTACCAGTGTTATCCCTGGGGTGACCAATAATTATACTGTCTCTGACTTGGATTGGAGCCCACAGAATGGTACTG GAAAGCAGCTTAACCTTACGAAAACTTTTCAAACTGCTCTAATCAGAAATCAGAATctaaatcagaaaacaaaacttgGGAAAGGCAGCAGAAAAAACAAGAGATACGTGAAATTCTTAATATCATTTCTGAAACTTTGTATGGGAATTTG gAAATGGTATTCGCTGCTATCATCTGTAATGACAAGatttaaggggaaaaagaaaaggcattcCCTGGGAAATACTATCAGTCTCTGTAATGATATTTTCCAGTATTTCCTTGGCATCCAGAAAATTGTCTACATGATGAATTACTTCTGTTCCCTCTGA
- the LOC140533150 gene encoding probable inactive serine protease 37 yields MKYILLFVFFVGEFSFGYTDEQNDDPAPYLVYIKNQFSPCVGVLIHQQWVLAAAHCYLPSLKVKLGNFKKRVRDGTEQTINSVQIIRYWNLSTDSSEHNLMLIKLSKPAVLNEKVQPMALPTKSVPAGTKCVISGLDWSIKNSGKHPDLRQTFTAPLLSDKECQKTKQGKVSKNRICVKFLKSFERIFVEAVLAAVICKDKIQGIEVGHFLGGNIGVYTNIFHYIPWIQKIMSTR; encoded by the exons ATGAAATACATTTtgctatttgttttctttgttg GTGAATTTTCCTTTGGTTATACAGATGAGCAGAATGACGATCCTGCACCCTACCTTGTATATATCAAAAACCAATTTAGCCCCTGTGTAGGTGTTCTGATCCATCAACAGTGGGTCCTGGCAGCTGCTCATTGCTATTTACC AAGCCTCAAAGTGAAGTTGGGAAATTTCAAGAAAAGAGTTAGAGATGGAACAGAGCAGACCATTAATTCTGTCCAAATCATTCGTTACTGGAATTTGAGCACAGATTCTTCTGAGCATAACCTCATGCTAATCAAGCTATCCAAACCTGCAGTCCTCAATGAAAAGGTCCAGCCCATGGCCTTGCCCACTAAAAGTGTCCCTGCAGGCACAAAGTGTGTTATCTCTGGCCTAGACTGGAGCATTAAAAATAGTG gcAAGCACCCTGACCTTAGGCAAACCTTCACAGCCCCTCTTCTATCAGACAAAGAGtgccagaaaacaaaacaaggaaaagttAGCAAGAACAGGATATGTGTGAAATTCTTAAAGTCGTTCGAGAGAATTTTTGTG gaAGCTGTACTGGCTGCTGTCATCTGCAAAGATAAGATTCAAGGGATAGAGGTTGGACATTTCCTGGGAGGTAACATTGGTGTCTACACTAACATCTTCCACTATATTCCTTGGATCCAGAAAATTATGTCTACAAGATGA
- the LOC140533151 gene encoding probable inactive serine protease 37 isoform X2 has translation MKFILLFALLLGTFSSYYNAVKEDLPPSLVYVKNHFHPCIAVLLHKQSLLAAARCYLSSHKVLVEHFLKKSKDKIEKTIDSMQIIGHWNVTTDSFKYPLTSISKSTSVIPGVTNNYTVSDLDWSPQNGTGNGIRCYHL, from the exons GTACATTTTCCTCTTATTATAATGCAGTAAAGGAAgaccttcccccttccctggtATATGTCAAAAACCACTTCCATCCCTGCATCGCTGTTCTCCTCCACAAACAATCTTTGTTAGCTGCTGCTCGATGCTACTTATC AAGCCACAAAGTGTTGGTGGAACATTTCTTGAAGAAATCTAAggacaaaatagagaaaacaatTGATTCCATGCAGATCATTGGCCACTGGAACGTAACTACAGATTCTTTCAAGTACCCCTTGACCTCGATCTCTAAAAGTACCAGTGTTATCCCTGGGGTGACCAATAATTATACTGTCTCTGACTTGGATTGGAGCCCACAGAATGGTACTG gAAATGGTATTCGCTGCTATCATCTGTAA